The following proteins are co-located in the Planococcus plakortidis genome:
- the aceB gene encoding malate synthase A: MLTKSNVQITGEAVPGREEILTPEALEFIEKLHTRFDKRRIELLEKRQVRQQELDSGKKLDFLPETKEIREGDWKIAPLPEDMKDRRVEITGPTNRKMLINALNSGAKMFMADLEDATAPSWFNVIDGQVNLRDAIRRQIDFTAPETGKKYALNEETAVLMVRPRGWHLPEKNLLIDGKPTSGSLVDFGLYFFHNAKELIDRGTGPYFYLPKLESHLEARLWNDVFIFAQDELGIPQGTIRATVLIETIMAAFEMDEILYELRDHSAGLNCGRWDYIFSVIKRMRNNPDYIFPDRSQVTMTVPFMKAYTSLCIKTCHRRGAPAMGGMAAQIPVKGDDEANTAAFNKVAEDKRREVTDGHDGTWVAHPGMVQTAMEQFDKYMPTPNQIDKQRDDVHVTAEQLVEVPEGSITEEGLRSNISVGIQYIASWLSGNGAAPINHLMEDAATAEISRSQVWQWIRHPKGVLEDGRKVDVSLFHEVIEQEDAAIKQAVGEERYNTGHYAEARELFTSLTLQSDFAEFLTLPGYEKLT; this comes from the coding sequence TTGCTGACGAAATCGAATGTACAGATTACAGGTGAAGCGGTTCCAGGCAGGGAGGAAATCCTGACTCCTGAAGCGCTGGAGTTCATTGAAAAGCTGCACACTCGTTTCGACAAGCGTCGGATCGAACTTCTGGAAAAACGCCAGGTGCGCCAACAAGAACTCGATAGCGGCAAGAAACTTGATTTTCTTCCTGAAACGAAAGAGATCCGTGAAGGGGACTGGAAAATCGCTCCCCTCCCGGAAGATATGAAAGACCGCCGGGTGGAAATCACCGGCCCGACCAACCGCAAAATGCTCATCAACGCGCTGAACTCCGGCGCGAAGATGTTCATGGCGGACCTTGAAGACGCGACAGCGCCAAGCTGGTTCAACGTCATCGACGGACAGGTCAATTTGCGCGACGCGATTCGCCGCCAAATCGATTTTACAGCCCCTGAAACCGGCAAGAAATATGCGCTCAATGAAGAAACGGCCGTCTTGATGGTACGCCCGCGAGGCTGGCATCTACCCGAGAAGAACCTTCTCATTGACGGAAAACCGACTTCCGGCAGCCTGGTCGACTTCGGGCTTTACTTTTTCCATAATGCCAAGGAATTGATTGACCGCGGAACCGGCCCTTACTTCTATTTGCCGAAACTTGAGAGCCATCTGGAAGCACGCCTTTGGAACGACGTGTTCATCTTTGCACAAGATGAGCTCGGCATCCCGCAAGGCACAATCCGGGCGACGGTGTTGATCGAGACGATCATGGCGGCATTCGAAATGGATGAAATCCTCTATGAACTGCGCGACCATTCCGCCGGCCTCAACTGCGGCCGCTGGGATTACATCTTCTCGGTCATCAAACGGATGCGCAACAATCCGGATTATATCTTCCCGGACCGCTCGCAAGTGACGATGACAGTTCCATTCATGAAGGCGTACACCTCCCTTTGCATCAAAACCTGCCACCGACGAGGCGCTCCGGCGATGGGCGGAATGGCTGCCCAAATCCCAGTCAAAGGCGATGACGAAGCCAACACGGCCGCTTTCAACAAAGTCGCTGAAGACAAACGCCGTGAAGTGACGGACGGCCACGACGGCACTTGGGTCGCCCACCCAGGAATGGTGCAGACGGCGATGGAGCAATTCGATAAGTATATGCCGACACCGAACCAGATCGACAAACAGCGCGACGATGTCCACGTGACAGCGGAGCAATTGGTGGAAGTACCGGAAGGCTCGATCACTGAAGAAGGCCTCCGCTCCAATATCTCGGTCGGCATCCAGTATATCGCCTCTTGGCTTTCCGGAAACGGCGCTGCACCAATCAATCATTTGATGGAAGACGCGGCGACAGCGGAAATTTCCCGCTCCCAAGTATGGCAATGGATCCGCCATCCAAAAGGCGTTTTAGAAGATGGCCGCAAAGTCGACGTCAGCTTGTTCCACGAAGTCATCGAACAAGAAGATGCGGCAATCAAACAAGCGGTCGGTGAAGAACGCTATAACACCGGACACTACGCGGAAGCCCGCGAGTTGTTTACAAGTCTCACGTTGCAAAGTGATTTTGCTGAATTCTTGACGCTGCCAGGGTACGAAAAACTAACCTAA
- a CDS encoding YhfH family protein, which translates to MKNMQTFETRTRKECRECGCEIKERRESIIYECERCIANKDE; encoded by the coding sequence ATGAAAAACATGCAAACATTTGAAACGCGTACACGCAAAGAATGCCGGGAATGCGGTTGTGAAATCAAGGAACGCCGCGAATCGATCATCTATGAATGCGAACGCTGCATCGCGAATAAAGACGAATAG
- a CDS encoding HAD family hydrolase, whose amino-acid sequence MRVAIFDFDGTLYAKETFQLMMDHLKNHSVHSRRYRKFYRAIMPPYLGHKLKIYPEAKMRARSVQAYLAALETFSKQELEEYFGEIAELMHDDFNHEVVERLKRHVSNDDYCMLVSGAFTPLLHAVTKELPIKKIIGTEVPYVADVLDHKTPVVHIQGPLKTEKILEELGDAPVDWQNSYAYGDSLSDVPVLELVGHPVAVRPEARLRTLASERNWEII is encoded by the coding sequence ATGCGTGTCGCCATATTCGATTTCGATGGCACTTTATATGCAAAAGAAACATTTCAATTGATGATGGACCATTTGAAAAACCACTCGGTCCATAGCCGCAGATACCGCAAATTCTACCGCGCCATCATGCCGCCTTATCTCGGCCATAAACTGAAGATCTATCCGGAAGCAAAGATGCGTGCCCGTTCCGTCCAGGCCTATCTTGCAGCGCTCGAGACCTTCTCGAAACAGGAGCTGGAAGAATACTTCGGGGAAATCGCCGAGCTCATGCACGATGATTTCAATCACGAAGTCGTCGAGCGCCTGAAGCGGCATGTGTCCAATGATGATTATTGCATGCTTGTATCGGGCGCATTCACGCCGCTCTTGCATGCCGTAACGAAAGAATTACCGATCAAAAAAATCATCGGCACGGAAGTTCCCTACGTTGCGGATGTTCTAGACCACAAAACACCGGTCGTCCATATCCAGGGGCCTTTGAAAACAGAGAAGATCCTCGAGGAACTCGGCGATGCGCCGGTCGATTGGCAAAACAGCTATGCTTACGGCGACAGCCTGTCAGATGTCCCGGTCCTGGAACTCGTCGGCCATCCCGTCGCTGTGCGCCCTGAAGCCCGCCTCCGCACACTCGCTTCCGAACGCAACTGGGAAATTATCTAA
- a CDS encoding ABC transporter permease: MKAVFLLQWRRFYRKPLLVLAMFGLTVIFVSVTAAGGQSGPQMVPVYAEESMNGRQAQTWLERLNDGDQFQFELMTEPEARSYVAEGDVSQAVNLLETDYRLLVGREDPARFALDSFLRRIYSEELRLEQAEQTTPGIRADVESSLADPALTLSVESLQGVEDSFQYNGQLQLLFGMTLFFVIYTIMFSLVRIVDEKRTGTWSRMIISPVRKWQMYLGHLGYSFLIGFFQITLIFLLFRFAFGFELGDRFWLLIAIAACYTFSIVALGLLIISLITKPQQLGAVIPIVATGMAMMGGAFWPIELVTNEILLAISKALPITYGLQALTSVAVYGNGLQAVAMPLLLLLGFGSICMAIAIRLMEWRSAS, translated from the coding sequence ATGAAAGCAGTATTCTTGCTGCAATGGCGCCGTTTTTACCGCAAACCTCTCCTTGTTTTGGCGATGTTCGGGTTGACCGTCATTTTCGTCTCCGTCACAGCGGCAGGCGGGCAAAGCGGGCCACAAATGGTTCCAGTCTATGCAGAGGAATCGATGAACGGGCGGCAAGCGCAAACGTGGCTTGAGCGCTTGAACGATGGAGATCAATTTCAGTTTGAATTAATGACAGAACCTGAAGCCCGATCGTATGTAGCGGAAGGGGACGTCTCGCAAGCGGTCAATTTGCTTGAAACTGATTACCGTTTACTAGTCGGCAGGGAAGACCCTGCGCGATTTGCGCTGGATTCGTTTCTTCGCCGCATCTATTCAGAAGAATTGCGTCTGGAACAGGCGGAGCAAACAACACCGGGGATCAGGGCGGATGTGGAATCTTCATTGGCGGACCCGGCCCTGACGCTATCGGTCGAATCGCTGCAAGGCGTGGAAGACAGTTTTCAATACAACGGGCAGCTCCAGCTATTGTTCGGCATGACCCTGTTCTTCGTCATCTATACGATCATGTTCAGCCTTGTGCGCATCGTGGATGAGAAAAGGACAGGTACCTGGAGCCGGATGATCATTTCACCGGTCCGGAAATGGCAAATGTATCTTGGGCATCTCGGCTATAGCTTTTTGATCGGGTTTTTCCAGATTACGCTCATTTTCCTGTTGTTCCGCTTTGCGTTCGGCTTTGAGCTGGGGGACCGGTTCTGGCTATTGATCGCCATCGCGGCATGTTACACATTTTCCATCGTCGCATTGGGGTTATTGATCATCTCGCTCATCACCAAACCGCAACAGCTCGGTGCCGTCATCCCGATTGTCGCGACCGGGATGGCGATGATGGGCGGTGCGTTCTGGCCGATTGAGCTGGTGACCAATGAAATCCTGCTGGCAATATCGAAAGCATTGCCGATCACTTATGGCTTACAGGCCTTAACAAGTGTTGCCGTCTACGGAAACGGCCTCCAGGCGGTCGCGATGCCGCTCTTGCTATTGCTTGGTTTCGGCAGCATCTGCATGGCGATCGCCATCCGTTTGATGGAATGGCGCAGCGCTTCATAA
- a CDS encoding ABC transporter permease, whose product MNAFLVKDIMLLLRDRSELLILLAMPFLLIAILGFSLRGIFSGDLEALEMDIALVAEEDEAQAVASIQNEIGQMGLPPGQVQALKQAAQSASPQKMLISLLEDENLSELITVERMARAQAQESLDEETVDAVITLPEGFTEDSLRNMLFGSSGGGKLELLVADLSSPQTDVLHSILQEFVRTVNFEASISRLSGREAAAEVSGGIETITARQPITSFQYYTVGMAVMFVLFVGSTIAGQANLEQKQMVFDRIRLSDRPPLLYLTGKAIAAAAIVTVQLALLFGLSALLFQTFAADSWAFWSGIAIISITLALSVGCLAALMVAITLRLESDAVPAIFSGGVISLMAFVGGSFMPLDGMPEMLWAIGNWTPNGAALSAYFSWLLEPDFGQLWEPLMRIAIVAAVFLSLALALFPRKGGTA is encoded by the coding sequence ATGAATGCTTTTCTAGTGAAAGACATCATGCTATTGCTCCGTGACCGTTCCGAGTTATTGATTCTGTTGGCGATGCCATTCTTGCTCATTGCGATACTCGGCTTTTCACTGCGCGGCATTTTTTCGGGGGACTTGGAAGCCTTGGAAATGGACATTGCACTCGTTGCGGAAGAAGACGAAGCACAGGCAGTGGCATCAATTCAGAACGAAATCGGGCAAATGGGGTTGCCTCCAGGACAAGTACAGGCTTTGAAACAAGCGGCCCAATCGGCCAGTCCGCAGAAGATGCTTATCTCGCTTTTGGAAGATGAAAATTTAAGTGAATTGATTACGGTCGAACGGATGGCCCGGGCACAGGCACAAGAAAGCCTGGATGAAGAAACCGTGGATGCCGTCATCACCTTGCCGGAAGGTTTTACGGAAGATTCCTTGAGAAATATGTTATTCGGCTCGAGTGGAGGAGGGAAATTGGAATTATTGGTGGCGGATCTGTCTTCGCCGCAAACGGATGTCCTTCATTCCATACTGCAGGAATTTGTCCGCACAGTGAATTTTGAAGCCTCGATTTCCAGGCTGTCAGGACGGGAAGCGGCAGCGGAAGTATCGGGCGGCATCGAAACGATCACCGCACGGCAACCGATCACTTCCTTTCAATATTACACGGTCGGCATGGCTGTCATGTTCGTGTTGTTTGTAGGGTCTACGATTGCAGGACAGGCAAACCTTGAACAAAAGCAGATGGTTTTCGACCGCATCCGTTTGTCGGACCGCCCGCCGCTATTGTATTTAACGGGCAAAGCCATTGCTGCAGCTGCCATCGTCACCGTGCAGCTGGCTTTGTTATTCGGTTTATCGGCGCTGTTGTTCCAGACGTTTGCAGCCGATTCCTGGGCTTTTTGGTCGGGGATCGCCATCATTTCCATCACATTGGCACTTTCGGTTGGCTGTCTTGCCGCTTTGATGGTAGCGATAACCTTAAGGCTTGAAAGTGATGCGGTGCCGGCGATTTTCTCAGGCGGCGTCATTTCCCTGATGGCGTTTGTCGGCGGCAGTTTTATGCCGCTTGACGGGATGCCGGAAATGCTTTGGGCAATCGGCAACTGGACACCGAACGGAGCGGCACTGTCCGCCTATTTTTCCTGGTTACTGGAACCGGATTTCGGCCAATTGTGGGAGCCGCTCATGCGCATTGCAATCGTAGCAGCAGTGTTTCTGTCATTGGCACTTGCCTTATTTCCGAGAAAGGGGGGAACGGCATGA
- the pcp gene encoding pyroglutamyl-peptidase I encodes MKTLLLTGFEPFLNYTINPTMRIAEKLDGAQIGGYRIISRILPVDFNRSGELILRWIDDLKPDAVVSLGLAAGRYKMTPERVALNVKDGDVDNEGYRPVDEPVFAHGPDAYLSTLPVRKMTQALLQAGLPAEISNTAGAYLCNNIMYEGLHYAAVNKPGMLSGFIHIPADHQLAIEHGKLPSWSHEDLLKGVRICLGTIAEEME; translated from the coding sequence ATGAAAACTTTGCTTTTGACAGGGTTTGAACCTTTCTTGAATTACACAATCAACCCAACAATGAGAATCGCGGAGAAGTTGGATGGGGCACAGATTGGCGGATATCGCATCATCAGCCGCATCTTGCCAGTCGATTTCAATCGCTCGGGTGAATTGATCCTGCGATGGATCGATGACTTGAAGCCTGATGCAGTTGTTTCGTTAGGGCTGGCAGCTGGACGTTACAAGATGACTCCCGAGCGTGTCGCACTCAACGTCAAGGACGGCGATGTGGATAACGAGGGATACCGGCCGGTCGATGAACCGGTTTTTGCACATGGGCCCGATGCCTATCTCTCGACTTTACCGGTGCGTAAGATGACACAGGCATTGCTTCAGGCGGGGTTGCCAGCGGAGATTTCCAATACAGCCGGTGCATATCTATGCAATAACATTATGTATGAAGGACTTCATTATGCCGCCGTGAACAAGCCGGGCATGCTGTCAGGATTCATCCACATCCCGGCAGACCACCAATTGGCGATCGAACACGGGAAATTGCCCAGCTGGTCCCATGAAGACCTACTGAAAGGCGTGCGGATCTGCTTGGGCACGATAGCTGAAGAAATGGAATGA
- a CDS encoding transporter substrate-binding domain-containing protein → MKKSYLLAGGVSALLLTACGQDDKATGAAEQKEVLEMGTSAEFAPFESRNPQGDIVGFDIDLANYIADELGVELKITDMKFDGLIGALQNDRVDLVLAGMSATDARKENVDFSTEYNHSGEMFVSAKGSGLETLEDLEGLTVGVQLGTIQEEGAKSIIEEEAIDFELKALDDSGALIQEILSGRIDAAYMDKQVALGYIESQGLDAFDDPTTASPGMAVAFPKGSDLVDDVNTILAEMEENGKLDELKDKWLTDEQ, encoded by the coding sequence ATGAAAAAATCATATTTACTTGCAGGCGGCGTTTCAGCACTTCTTTTGACAGCTTGTGGCCAAGATGACAAAGCAACTGGAGCAGCCGAGCAAAAAGAGGTATTGGAGATGGGTACATCCGCTGAGTTCGCGCCTTTTGAGTCTCGCAACCCGCAAGGCGACATCGTCGGTTTTGATATCGACCTTGCCAATTATATCGCAGATGAACTCGGCGTTGAACTGAAAATCACTGACATGAAATTCGACGGCTTGATCGGCGCATTGCAAAATGACCGCGTCGACCTGGTATTGGCCGGCATGTCCGCGACGGATGCCCGCAAGGAAAACGTCGATTTCTCGACGGAATACAACCATTCCGGTGAAATGTTCGTTTCCGCAAAAGGCTCTGGCCTTGAAACGCTTGAAGACCTCGAAGGATTGACGGTCGGCGTCCAGCTCGGAACGATCCAGGAAGAAGGCGCGAAGAGCATCATCGAAGAGGAAGCGATCGATTTCGAATTGAAGGCACTCGATGATTCCGGTGCCTTGATCCAGGAAATCCTCTCCGGCCGGATCGATGCCGCTTATATGGATAAGCAAGTGGCACTCGGCTATATCGAATCACAAGGACTGGATGCATTCGACGACCCGACAACGGCTTCACCAGGAATGGCTGTGGCGTTCCCGAAAGGCAGTGACTTGGTTGACGATGTCAACACCATACTTGCTGAAATGGAAGAGAACGGCAAGCTGGATGAACTGAAAGACAAATGGCTCACAGACGAGCAGTAA